The proteins below are encoded in one region of Halobaculum roseum:
- a CDS encoding Htur_1727 family rSAM-partnered candidate RiPP, with protein MADTDRRTRVEAARADDAPEWEVFGRESPADPLRHAGSVTAPSPDVAHEQANTLFPDASTLWLIRSDRIERFAERDLGAEYEGDAEVEADGAELNDDAEDRGDVDGGVES; from the coding sequence ATGGCAGACACCGATCGGCGAACGCGGGTCGAGGCGGCGCGGGCGGACGACGCCCCCGAGTGGGAGGTGTTCGGCCGCGAGTCGCCCGCCGACCCGCTCCGGCACGCGGGCAGCGTCACCGCGCCGTCCCCCGACGTGGCGCACGAACAGGCGAACACGCTGTTTCCCGACGCGTCGACGCTGTGGTTGATCCGAAGCGACCGGATCGAACGCTTCGCCGAGCGCGACCTCGGCGCCGAATACGAGGGTGACGCCGAAGTCGAAGCGGACGGGGCCGAACTCAACGATGATGCCGAGGACCGAGGCGACGTTGACGGGGGTGTCGAGTCGTGA
- a CDS encoding TIGR04347 family pseudo-SAM/SPASM protein encodes MISVSKLLYDLDAEGDGLRYGDGDSTAEQIRERKQERPVVVWNGTKRCNLSCAHCYAGADVGAAPGEFSTAEAKGMLDELADYGVPVVLFSGGEPLVREDLPELVAHASDAGIRPVLSTNGTLLTRERARELRDAGLAYAGISVDGRREVNDEFRGQEGAFDAAIRGIEACLDVGLKTGLRYTVTEDTVPDMEDVVDLLTDVGVDRFCFYHLAYGGRGVPDADITPEARRDAVERLVDLTREYHEDGEEIETLLVGNYCDAAYIVEYARREFGPDRAERVRRYLRTNGGDPAGERVADIDYQGNVHATQFWQSYSLGNVRDRPFGDIWEDESNPLLRRLRDRPDSLGEECRTCAYGDICRGASRLRALTVEGEFGARDPQCYLTPAERAGDGTLGAGSPAFPSD; translated from the coding sequence GTGATCTCCGTCAGCAAGCTCCTGTACGACCTCGACGCCGAGGGGGACGGGCTCCGGTACGGCGACGGCGACTCCACGGCCGAACAGATCCGCGAGCGAAAACAGGAGCGCCCCGTCGTCGTCTGGAACGGGACGAAACGGTGCAACCTCTCGTGTGCTCACTGCTACGCGGGCGCCGACGTCGGCGCCGCACCCGGAGAGTTCTCGACCGCCGAGGCGAAGGGGATGCTCGACGAACTCGCCGACTACGGCGTCCCGGTCGTCCTCTTCTCGGGCGGAGAGCCCCTCGTTCGAGAGGACCTCCCCGAACTCGTTGCCCACGCGAGCGACGCCGGGATCCGGCCGGTGTTGTCGACCAACGGAACGTTGCTCACTCGCGAGCGCGCCCGGGAACTCCGCGACGCAGGCCTCGCGTACGCCGGCATCTCGGTGGACGGCCGCCGCGAGGTGAACGACGAGTTCCGCGGGCAGGAGGGTGCGTTCGACGCAGCGATCCGCGGCATCGAGGCATGTCTCGACGTGGGGCTGAAGACCGGGCTGCGCTACACCGTCACCGAGGACACAGTCCCCGACATGGAGGACGTGGTCGACCTGCTCACCGACGTGGGCGTCGACCGCTTCTGTTTCTACCACCTCGCGTACGGTGGTCGCGGGGTCCCGGACGCCGACATCACGCCCGAGGCGCGCCGCGACGCCGTCGAGCGTCTCGTCGACCTGACGCGCGAGTATCACGAGGACGGCGAGGAGATCGAGACGCTGCTCGTGGGCAACTACTGCGACGCGGCATACATCGTCGAGTACGCCCGTCGCGAGTTCGGTCCCGACCGCGCCGAGCGCGTCCGACGGTACCTCCGAACGAACGGCGGCGACCCGGCCGGCGAGCGGGTCGCCGACATCGACTATCAGGGTAACGTCCACGCGACGCAGTTCTGGCAGTCGTACTCGCTGGGGAACGTCCGCGACCGCCCGTTCGGCGACATCTGGGAGGACGAGTCGAACCCGCTCCTTCGTCGGCTTCGGGACCGACCCGACAGCCTCGGCGAGGAGTGTCGAACCTGCGCGTACGGCGACATCTGCCGGGGCGCCTCACGCCTGCGCGCGCTGACGGTCGAGGGAGAGTTCGGCGCCCGCGACCCGCAGTGTTACCTCACTCCCGCCGAGCGTGCGGGGGACGGCACGCTCGGAGCCGGATCGCCCGCGTTCCCCAGCGACTGA
- a CDS encoding molybdopterin-containing oxidoreductase family protein, which translates to MELSRRDFVKAAAAGTVSTLVSSGWAATQSVDPVTSVDNPLKSYPNRDWEEVYHDIYAYDSVDWTVCHPNCTQSCALNFYMKNGVPIRAEQIYHEEEGSPGPGSPGGYEEAGVSRHWNPRGCMKGLTLHRRTFEPSRIKYPLVRKGWDPENPNPEGRGSDEFERVSWDEAIDLIAEKMASLEDEKRFHVFNAIKADGLFTRHGSARRLASIFGGCEWTEYDWYADLPPGHVMTTGYQTSDSDASAWRAADYTVMQGKNLIHNKLADNHWLQETRERGGKMVGIYPDYSPTVQKCDRWLPVRPGSDPAVPLAFAHVVIDEELYDEEFMRRYTSLPLLVREDSDKYLRAHEVFEDVEPPEGGVEKEPSHHIEGDWGQFVVLGEDGDLHPVDREAVGAETPETAQLEAEAEVTLADGSTVEVRSDFARQKANVMENYSPETVEDITTVPAEKLRQTAREFAAADRAQWFTGEGINHWFYGASEVQRGIFLVQAMLGNIGERGAGYYNYSGQYKIELLDGYPTYVNPDGNSAHGIYPGHMFAFFGGEPLDPNSIRGDYDGDLVAQDDLEEPLMPEGASSFNLHRPEILWTMNCNLLNQTKHQEHVMQNFVTHPDTANELFVVSDMHMTYSARYADIVLPVPSWLECEYPDITVGPENPFVHMDSGVMEPLYNTKQDGEIVARVAEKLDEKIPPEERNVDSYRAYFSEFLDEDGDVTNYIQEAFDAGTTTQGIDVEDLRDGPERLKLKTYPRVPFYSQVHDDRPFYTKTGRMEFHKEEDRLIELGRDDIHHYESVEGTPYDPGKRWDEAKEGSNDLFDDGNTFHYNTPHPKYRTHSSWGMTDWNLIWSSRDFGSTNADPEGTERLVEDFSFPTGDGETNDAPPLGEPFVEMHPSDAADVGVETGDYVRISGERGSMVVRVMVSERQRPTEAGDVGQLTIWHGWWDQQFPEDEEAPDKDAHGYNVATNIWLDPLLESDGMVHKPTFGDPNVSDLVDDDIAWQGAGFAQGYEEAVWAPTGVERDTLVEVEKYEEADWRPADARKDDLVSDYIDGTLQTDGGSDAGGSGGDS; encoded by the coding sequence GTGGAACTGAGTCGCCGAGACTTCGTGAAAGCGGCGGCCGCGGGTACCGTCTCGACGCTCGTCTCCAGCGGCTGGGCCGCCACACAGTCGGTCGACCCCGTCACGTCGGTCGACAACCCCCTCAAGTCGTATCCGAATCGCGACTGGGAGGAGGTGTACCACGACATCTACGCCTACGACAGCGTGGACTGGACGGTGTGTCACCCCAACTGCACGCAGTCGTGCGCGCTCAACTTCTACATGAAGAACGGCGTGCCGATCCGCGCCGAGCAGATCTACCACGAGGAGGAGGGCAGCCCCGGCCCCGGCTCCCCCGGCGGGTACGAGGAGGCCGGTGTCAGTCGCCACTGGAACCCCCGCGGCTGTATGAAGGGCCTGACGCTGCACCGTCGTACCTTCGAGCCGAGCCGGATCAAGTACCCGCTCGTTCGCAAGGGGTGGGACCCCGAAAACCCCAACCCCGAGGGTCGCGGCTCCGACGAGTTCGAGCGCGTCTCCTGGGACGAGGCGATCGACCTCATCGCCGAGAAGATGGCGAGCCTGGAGGACGAGAAACGCTTCCACGTGTTCAACGCGATCAAGGCCGACGGCCTGTTCACGCGCCACGGGTCGGCCCGACGCCTCGCGTCGATCTTCGGCGGCTGCGAGTGGACGGAGTACGACTGGTACGCCGACCTCCCGCCGGGACACGTGATGACGACCGGATACCAGACCAGCGACTCCGACGCGTCGGCTTGGCGGGCGGCCGACTACACCGTCATGCAGGGGAAGAACCTCATCCACAACAAGCTCGCGGACAACCACTGGCTCCAGGAGACCCGCGAGCGCGGCGGCAAGATGGTTGGGATCTACCCCGACTACTCGCCGACGGTCCAGAAGTGCGACCGCTGGCTCCCGGTTCGCCCCGGCAGCGACCCGGCCGTTCCGCTCGCGTTCGCACACGTCGTCATCGACGAGGAACTGTACGACGAGGAGTTCATGCGGAGGTACACGTCGCTCCCGTTGCTGGTGCGTGAGGACTCCGACAAGTACCTTCGCGCCCACGAGGTGTTCGAGGACGTCGAGCCTCCCGAGGGCGGCGTCGAGAAGGAGCCGAGCCACCACATCGAGGGCGACTGGGGGCAGTTCGTCGTCCTCGGCGAGGACGGCGACCTCCACCCCGTCGACCGGGAGGCCGTCGGCGCCGAAACGCCCGAGACAGCCCAACTGGAGGCCGAGGCCGAGGTGACGCTGGCGGACGGGTCGACCGTCGAGGTTCGCTCCGACTTCGCCCGCCAGAAGGCGAACGTGATGGAGAACTACTCCCCGGAGACCGTCGAGGATATCACGACGGTCCCCGCCGAGAAACTCCGGCAGACCGCCCGGGAGTTCGCCGCCGCCGATCGGGCCCAGTGGTTCACCGGCGAGGGGATCAACCACTGGTTCTACGGCGCCAGCGAGGTCCAACGCGGCATCTTCCTCGTGCAGGCGATGCTCGGGAACATCGGCGAGCGCGGCGCCGGCTACTACAACTACTCGGGCCAGTACAAGATCGAACTCCTCGACGGGTACCCGACGTACGTCAACCCCGACGGCAACAGCGCCCACGGGATCTACCCGGGCCACATGTTCGCGTTCTTCGGCGGCGAGCCGCTCGATCCGAACTCGATCCGCGGCGACTACGACGGCGACCTCGTCGCGCAGGACGACCTCGAGGAACCGCTGATGCCGGAGGGAGCGTCCTCGTTCAACCTGCACAGGCCGGAGATCCTGTGGACGATGAACTGCAACCTCCTGAACCAGACGAAACACCAGGAGCACGTGATGCAGAACTTCGTCACGCACCCCGACACGGCGAACGAGCTGTTCGTCGTCTCGGACATGCACATGACCTACTCCGCGCGCTACGCGGACATCGTGCTCCCGGTTCCCTCCTGGCTGGAGTGTGAGTACCCCGACATCACCGTCGGCCCGGAGAACCCGTTCGTCCACATGGACAGCGGGGTGATGGAGCCGCTGTACAACACCAAGCAGGACGGGGAGATCGTCGCCCGCGTCGCCGAGAAGCTCGACGAGAAGATCCCGCCCGAGGAGCGCAACGTCGACTCCTACCGGGCGTACTTCTCGGAGTTCCTCGACGAGGACGGCGACGTAACCAACTACATCCAGGAGGCGTTCGACGCCGGGACGACCACGCAGGGGATCGACGTGGAGGACCTCCGCGACGGCCCCGAGCGCCTGAAGCTGAAGACGTACCCGCGGGTCCCCTTCTACTCGCAGGTTCACGACGACCGGCCGTTCTACACGAAGACCGGCCGCATGGAGTTCCACAAGGAGGAGGACCGGCTGATCGAGCTCGGCCGCGACGACATCCACCACTACGAGAGCGTCGAGGGGACGCCGTACGACCCCGGCAAGCGGTGGGACGAGGCCAAGGAGGGCAGCAACGACCTGTTCGACGACGGCAACACGTTCCACTACAACACGCCCCACCCGAAGTACCGCACCCACTCGTCGTGGGGGATGACCGACTGGAACCTTATCTGGTCCTCGCGGGACTTCGGCTCGACCAACGCCGACCCCGAGGGGACCGAGCGCCTCGTCGAGGACTTCTCGTTCCCGACCGGCGACGGCGAGACGAACGACGCCCCCCCGCTGGGCGAGCCGTTCGTGGAGATGCACCCCAGCGACGCAGCGGATGTGGGCGTCGAGACGGGCGACTACGTCCGAATCTCGGGCGAGCGCGGGTCGATGGTCGTGCGCGTCATGGTGAGCGAGCGACAGCGCCCCACCGAGGCCGGCGACGTGGGGCAGCTCACCATCTGGCACGGCTGGTGGGACCAGCAGTTCCCCGAGGACGAGGAGGCGCCGGACAAGGACGCCCACGGCTACAACGTGGCGACGAACATCTGGCTGGACCCGCTGCTGGAATCGGACGGCATGGTCCACAAGCCGACGTTCGGCGACCCCAACGTCTCCGACCTCGTCGACGATGACATCGCCTGGCAGGGTGCCGGATTCGCGCAGGGGTATGAGGAGGCGGTCTGGGCGCCGACGGGCGTCGAGCGCGACACGCTCGTCGAGGTCGAGAAGTACGAGGAGGCCGACTGGCGCCCGGCCGACGCCCGGAAGGACGATCTGGTGAGCGACTACATCGACGGTACCCTGCAGACGGACGGCGGCAGCGACGCCGGCGGCAGCGGAGGTGACTCCTGA
- a CDS encoding hemolysin family protein → MVDVVFAAGRLLVALVLVVLNGFFVAAEFALVRVRATSVDQLVEEGRAGSDTLQEAMGSLDDYLAVTQLGITLASLGLGWAGEPAVASLLEPALGTVLPPDLLHLVSFALAFGFITFLHVVFGELAPKTIAIARAERIALLVAPPLKLFYYVFYPGLVVFNGTANAFTSLIGIPPASETDETLEEREIRMVLSRAGDEGNVDAREVEMIERVFDLDDIVVREVMVPRPDVVAVPADATLSAIRATALSAEHTRYPVVDADDADQIVGFVDLKDVLRAGESETAADTTAADIARDVLVVPETTPIDDLLLQFRDEHQQMAAVVDEWGRLEGIATVEDVVEAVVGDIRDEFDTDEREASIRRRTDGGYEIDGGVPLRTVNDALGTSFHTDEFETVAGLVLERLDRVPEVGDSLDVDGHVVEVTAMDDSRIETVTIRSASSPAEGGE, encoded by the coding sequence ATGGTAGACGTCGTCTTCGCCGCCGGACGTCTCCTGGTGGCGCTGGTGCTCGTGGTGTTGAACGGCTTTTTCGTCGCCGCGGAGTTCGCCCTCGTCCGCGTCCGCGCCACCTCCGTCGACCAGCTCGTCGAGGAGGGCCGTGCCGGCTCTGACACGCTTCAGGAGGCGATGGGGTCGCTCGACGACTACCTCGCGGTGACACAGCTCGGGATCACCCTCGCCTCGCTCGGGCTGGGGTGGGCGGGCGAGCCCGCGGTGGCGTCCCTCCTCGAGCCGGCGCTCGGGACGGTGCTTCCGCCCGATCTCCTCCATCTGGTGTCGTTCGCGCTCGCGTTCGGCTTCATCACCTTCCTGCACGTGGTCTTCGGCGAACTCGCGCCGAAGACGATCGCGATCGCCCGCGCCGAGCGGATCGCCCTGCTCGTCGCGCCGCCGCTGAAGCTGTTCTACTACGTGTTCTACCCGGGTCTCGTCGTGTTCAACGGGACGGCGAACGCCTTCACCAGTCTGATCGGAATCCCGCCGGCCTCCGAGACCGACGAGACGCTGGAGGAACGCGAGATCCGGATGGTGCTGTCGCGAGCGGGCGATGAGGGGAACGTCGACGCCCGCGAGGTCGAGATGATTGAGCGGGTGTTCGACCTAGACGACATCGTCGTCAGGGAGGTGATGGTTCCGCGTCCCGACGTGGTCGCCGTTCCCGCCGACGCGACGCTGTCGGCGATCAGAGCGACGGCACTATCGGCCGAACACACGCGCTACCCCGTCGTCGACGCCGACGACGCCGACCAGATCGTCGGCTTCGTCGACCTCAAGGACGTGCTTCGTGCCGGCGAATCGGAGACGGCGGCGGACACCACCGCCGCCGATATCGCACGCGACGTGCTCGTCGTCCCGGAGACGACGCCGATCGACGACCTCCTGTTGCAGTTCCGTGACGAACACCAGCAGATGGCGGCGGTCGTCGACGAGTGGGGGAGACTCGAGGGGATCGCGACCGTCGAGGACGTGGTCGAGGCGGTCGTCGGCGACATCCGCGACGAGTTCGACACCGACGAGCGCGAGGCATCGATCCGCCGCCGCACCGACGGTGGGTACGAGATCGACGGCGGCGTTCCGCTCCGAACGGTCAACGACGCTCTCGGCACGTCGTTCCACACCGACGAGTTCGAGACGGTCGCGGGACTGGTGCTCGAGCGACTGGACAGGGTGCCGGAGGTGGGCGACTCGCTCGACGTGGACGGCCACGTCGTCGAGGTCACCGCGATGGACGACAGCCGGATCGAAACGGTCACGATCCGCTCGGCGTCGTCGCCGGCGGAGGGCGGGGAGTGA
- a CDS encoding formate/nitrite transporter family protein, whose protein sequence is MADPHDGSSPASGDDGHGHTDNGVPESGSVVPDRFSSDEVFQRIVADADHEITSGTRELFFAALAGGFAITITLLVYASMYPQTDSSVVAAMLYPIGFIYIIIGGYQLYTENTLPPVALTLERLASVPSLLRHWTIVALGNFTGGAIGAVVLAYGGVLSPEAGAVAVDLAATGVYETTNWELFFRGSFAGLIVAGVVWMNFAAQDTISRLVVVYLAFLTIPLGNLNHSVVSFTEAVYLMLVGDLGFLLAMTDFVIPVLVGNTVGGVVLVTIVNYYQTTEERLETARFENVRRLSIRESLLGSLAGRSYVPLFDTVEEFVRDPDSFRILVPITNPRTESRLVEMACALASTREKGVVHVVHMVQIPSEPTHGKRRTDHDRITAESNKLLGDVRDLAERYEADLETSTLVTHRSFEDVFDRANRTRPDLVMMGWADDGVWASARAERPIDELTNRLPCDFLVVKDRGLDCSRVLLPTAGGPNSVLSAEVARGLREALDAEVSLLHVADGPGDRERGETFLAEWAAENGLEDADRIVDESGDVEDAIERAAEDNTLVLIGATEQGLLSRLVTDSLHMNIADDVEASLLLAERPSDRPLLKRLVGAGRREK, encoded by the coding sequence ATGGCTGATCCGCACGACGGCTCGTCGCCAGCGTCCGGCGACGACGGCCACGGTCACACGGACAACGGCGTTCCCGAGTCGGGATCGGTCGTTCCGGACCGCTTCTCCTCGGACGAGGTGTTCCAGCGGATCGTCGCCGACGCGGACCACGAGATCACCTCCGGCACCCGCGAGTTGTTCTTCGCCGCGCTGGCCGGCGGGTTCGCGATCACGATCACGCTGTTGGTGTACGCCTCGATGTACCCGCAGACGGACAGCAGCGTCGTCGCGGCGATGCTGTACCCTATCGGCTTCATCTACATCATCATCGGCGGCTACCAACTGTACACCGAGAACACCCTCCCCCCGGTCGCGTTGACGCTGGAGCGACTGGCGTCGGTGCCGTCGCTGTTGCGCCACTGGACGATCGTCGCGCTCGGGAACTTCACCGGCGGCGCGATCGGCGCGGTCGTGCTGGCGTACGGCGGCGTGTTATCCCCGGAGGCGGGGGCAGTCGCCGTGGACCTGGCGGCGACGGGCGTGTACGAGACCACCAATTGGGAGCTGTTCTTCAGGGGGTCGTTCGCCGGGCTGATCGTCGCGGGCGTCGTCTGGATGAACTTCGCCGCTCAGGACACCATCTCCCGGCTCGTCGTCGTCTACCTCGCGTTTCTCACCATCCCGCTGGGGAACCTCAATCACAGCGTCGTCTCGTTCACGGAGGCGGTCTACCTCATGCTCGTCGGCGACCTGGGATTCCTGTTGGCAATGACCGACTTCGTGATCCCGGTGTTGGTCGGCAACACCGTCGGCGGGGTCGTGCTGGTCACGATCGTCAACTACTATCAGACAACCGAAGAGCGCCTGGAGACCGCGCGTTTCGAGAACGTCCGCAGGCTATCGATCCGCGAGTCGCTGCTCGGGAGCCTCGCCGGGCGCTCGTACGTGCCGCTGTTCGACACGGTCGAGGAGTTCGTCCGCGACCCGGATTCCTTCCGGATCCTCGTGCCGATCACCAATCCCCGAACCGAATCCCGGCTGGTCGAGATGGCCTGTGCGCTCGCGTCGACCCGGGAGAAGGGAGTCGTCCACGTGGTTCACATGGTACAGATCCCCTCCGAACCCACCCACGGCAAACGCCGAACCGACCACGACCGGATCACCGCCGAGTCGAACAAGTTGCTCGGGGACGTACGCGACCTCGCCGAGCGCTACGAGGCCGACCTGGAGACTTCGACGCTCGTTACCCACCGCTCGTTCGAGGACGTCTTCGACCGCGCGAACCGCACCCGTCCCGACCTGGTGATGATGGGCTGGGCGGACGACGGAGTCTGGGCCTCGGCTCGGGCCGAACGCCCGATCGACGAGCTGACCAACCGCCTGCCGTGTGACTTCCTCGTCGTCAAGGACCGCGGGCTCGACTGCTCGCGAGTCCTGCTCCCCACGGCGGGCGGCCCCAACTCCGTGTTGAGCGCCGAGGTCGCCCGCGGGCTCCGTGAGGCTCTCGACGCCGAAGTCTCGCTGCTTCACGTCGCGGACGGTCCCGGGGACCGCGAGCGCGGCGAGACGTTCCTCGCGGAGTGGGCCGCCGAGAACGGACTGGAGGACGCCGACCGCATCGTCGACGAGTCCGGCGACGTCGAGGACGCGATCGAGCGGGCGGCAGAGGACAACACCCTGGTCCTCATCGGCGCCACCGAACAGGGGCTGCTCTCGCGGCTCGTCACCGACTCGCTTCACATGAACATCGCGGACGACGTGGAGGCCTCCCTGCTGTTGGCCGAACGGCCCTCGGACCGACCGCTGTTGAAGCGGCTCGTCGGGGCGGGCCGTCGCGAGAAGTAG
- a CDS encoding TIGR04053 family radical SAM/SPASM domain-containing protein, with the protein MFDTSQRPIVLVWEASRACDLACDHCRAEATPGRHPDELTTAEGKRLLESAREFGDGQVVVLSGGDPLKRDDLAELIAHGDDIGLRMALTPSGTASLTRERIERLADAGLRRVALSIDAADPAVHNGYRGEPGVFEETLRAARWIRESDLGLQVNTTVCERTVEELPAVRELVGELDAVRWSVFFLVPVGRGAMLDPVSPERADAVMDWLHSVADDSSFAIKTTEAPQHTRVGLERDGVDPAELTPGAGSPATRPNVRAGDGFAFVNHVGDVTPSGFLPKSAGNVREDDLVDLYRNADLFERLRDRDALTGKCGACEFRAVCGGSRSRAYAVAGDPLASDPLCPYVPEGYDGPVPDRVGDA; encoded by the coding sequence ATGTTCGACACGAGCCAGCGCCCGATAGTTCTCGTCTGGGAGGCCTCACGCGCGTGTGATCTGGCCTGTGACCACTGTCGGGCGGAGGCGACACCCGGTCGTCATCCCGACGAGCTGACGACCGCCGAGGGCAAGCGCCTGCTCGAATCCGCGCGGGAGTTCGGCGACGGGCAGGTGGTCGTCCTCTCGGGCGGCGACCCGCTCAAGCGGGACGACCTCGCGGAGCTGATCGCCCACGGCGACGACATCGGCCTCCGGATGGCGCTCACACCCAGCGGGACCGCGTCGCTGACGCGTGAGCGCATCGAACGGCTCGCCGACGCCGGACTCCGACGGGTCGCCCTCAGCATCGACGCGGCCGACCCCGCGGTCCACAACGGCTACCGCGGCGAGCCGGGCGTCTTCGAGGAGACACTCCGTGCCGCGCGGTGGATCCGCGAATCGGATCTGGGCCTGCAGGTCAACACGACCGTGTGTGAGCGGACCGTCGAGGAACTCCCCGCCGTCCGCGAGCTGGTCGGCGAACTCGACGCGGTGCGCTGGAGCGTGTTCTTCCTCGTTCCGGTCGGCCGTGGTGCGATGCTCGATCCCGTCTCGCCCGAGCGGGCAGACGCGGTCATGGACTGGCTCCACAGCGTCGCCGATGATTCTTCGTTCGCGATCAAGACGACCGAGGCGCCCCAACACACCCGCGTCGGGCTCGAACGAGACGGCGTCGACCCGGCTGAGCTGACTCCCGGAGCCGGGTCGCCGGCGACCCGGCCGAACGTCCGCGCCGGCGACGGGTTCGCGTTCGTCAACCACGTCGGCGACGTGACGCCCTCGGGCTTTCTCCCGAAATCGGCGGGCAACGTCCGCGAGGACGACCTCGTGGACCTGTATCGGAACGCCGACCTGTTCGAACGGCTGCGCGACCGCGACGCGCTCACGGGGAAGTGCGGCGCCTGCGAGTTCCGCGCCGTCTGCGGCGGCTCCCGGTCGCGGGCGTACGCGGTCGCCGGGGACCCGCTCGCCTCCGATCCGCTGTGTCCGTACGTCCCGGAAGGCTACGACGGGCCGGTGCCCGACCGCGTTGGCGACGCCTGA
- a CDS encoding MoaD/ThiS family protein, with translation MSVADTDAPERDDERAVTTVEVKGTGRLYDALPEHRFEYSFEGTTLREFLEAFLDEHDVAEFLIAETPEEEVAHGWAPAPEELPDDFTANPEGDRTRAYARIAINGRFNEHLDGFDTELEDGDRVALMYPFMYCC, from the coding sequence ATGAGTGTCGCCGACACCGACGCCCCGGAGCGCGATGACGAGCGGGCCGTCACCACCGTCGAGGTGAAGGGAACCGGGCGGCTGTACGACGCCCTGCCCGAGCACCGATTCGAGTACTCCTTCGAGGGAACGACGCTGCGGGAGTTCCTGGAGGCGTTCCTCGACGAACACGACGTCGCCGAGTTCCTCATCGCCGAGACGCCCGAGGAGGAGGTCGCCCACGGCTGGGCGCCCGCGCCCGAGGAGCTTCCCGACGACTTCACGGCGAACCCCGAGGGCGACCGAACGAGGGCGTACGCCCGGATCGCGATCAACGGGCGGTTCAACGAACACCTCGACGGGTTCGACACCGAGTTGGAGGACGGGGACCGGGTCGCACTGATGTACCCGTTCATGTACTGCTGCTGA
- a CDS encoding halocyanin domain-containing protein, with the protein MSDRSPDRRTVLRATGLVAAGGLTGLAGCTAGSGGDGGSGEGDSTDTDEPTATPESSGDDGSSGGDGTDTGGDSGNASFDGWFDDVDNYDGVVDETSADEVTVEVGTEANGGYYGFGPAAVRVSTGTTVVWEWTGQGSSHNVAAEDGSFESELVSEEGHTFSHTFDSSGTTKYACTPHKAMGMKGVVVVE; encoded by the coding sequence ATGTCCGACCGATCTCCCGACCGGCGAACGGTACTGCGCGCGACCGGACTCGTGGCCGCTGGCGGACTCACCGGACTGGCCGGCTGTACGGCCGGTAGCGGAGGTGACGGTGGAAGCGGGGAGGGCGACAGCACCGACACCGACGAGCCGACCGCGACGCCGGAATCGAGCGGCGACGATGGATCCTCCGGCGGCGACGGCACCGACACCGGCGGCGACTCCGGGAACGCCTCGTTCGACGGGTGGTTCGACGACGTCGACAACTACGACGGCGTCGTCGACGAGACGAGCGCCGACGAGGTGACCGTCGAGGTCGGTACGGAGGCCAACGGCGGCTACTACGGCTTCGGGCCCGCCGCGGTGAGGGTGTCAACGGGAACGACCGTGGTCTGGGAGTGGACCGGACAGGGGTCCAGCCACAACGTCGCGGCCGAGGACGGCTCCTTCGAGTCCGAGTTGGTCTCCGAGGAGGGACACACGTTCAGTCACACGTTCGACTCCTCGGGGACGACCAAGTACGCCTGTACCCCGCACAAGGCGATGGGGATGAAGGGCGTCGTGGTCGTCGAGTGA